The Culex quinquefasciatus strain JHB chromosome 2, VPISU_Cqui_1.0_pri_paternal, whole genome shotgun sequence genome contains the following window.
cattttcagctgtgtgataattgtgatggtttatctaacatttttcattttttctattttctagcacaacataaaactcataactggaatatttgtttttcttaaaattttataaacaaacttaaacaatgttttattttaattgttctaagctattgaagccatttcatattttgcgaagctcctggtgctctcaaaaattaataattttaatgaaatacaaaaaaatataatcgttgaaatttcagcttctgaagtgtctccatggcaacaaaaaaattacgtcgaatctcaagtttacatcaactgagtttacatgtgattcattttttccgtgtcgagtaaattcacattttttctgtgtaggcctataataaatatatatttgaagaaaaaaatcagtgcctgtgtttaattttaatgtgttaaaaatttagataaaatgtattaaattaatttttttaacgccaaaatattcactggaagagttgtgaataatgcatatgtaaccatttttaaatgcatatgtaaccgttaaaattttcctcaattgcatcaaacattaaaacgaatcatgtttaactttaatattccgactaaacgccattttcaaattcattactcattgtattctgaaaattggtccagaatttgagcaaaaataaaattttaaaacatggcaaaaaaatttaatcagatctcaattctaaagataatttttaataaaattttaatctatatacatgtttaataatttaggattgtaaccatttattaaaatcgatgtttgttcaagcaatatcttgactctaggaatggtttagaaattttatatttacgaaaccttgctaaattaaaaataaagaaaactttatgtaagaattcataaattgattagttttatcctgtaaatctaatcttagtctgcacttgaattcaaacataccaatattcgaagcatcaaaaaaataagattattaaaacataatttattggaatgattgaaaattattttttgaatatctttatttaaaaatgaaaaaaaatgtttttttttataatttaaggatttttttagttgtaattattttatattttttatgtatttgatttttttcatttttggaatttctgatttttttgaaattatcatgtgtaattattatcttaaatttttgttttaaaagtaaagaatactttatgtaagaattcttaaatcaattacatttttcctgtaaatcaaatcttagtctgaattttgctacaagaactatGATCGCGCGAGAGATCAATTTCCCAATTCTACTAGCCTAAATGTGATCcacaaataaatgttattccGTCCCTGTCTGTCCCTGAAGTGAGCAGAGTGAGCAGAGGTGATCCTCGCTCTTTTAGATCTCTCCCGGCTCGCTTCTCATGTACTGTCCCATTTAGAGTATAGTCTTAAATAAACCGTTGACTACACCCGACCGTTGCACGTTAGAATAAATTGTGTAATTTCTGTTCGCgtaataaagtgtttttaattGTGCAAAAACGGTGTTTTTCTGGGTCCGAAATCCCCGAACCGACCACACGCGCGAAcatttggtccttcgaaccggatccgAAGGATCCGGTCTGGCCAGGTTCGGGACACTTCGCGGAAGAACAGTTCAGTGCGCGAAGTGTTGGCCTGCTCGCGAAGAGCAGCGCAAAGTGTGAGGTGCAGAAGCGCGCCTGGACAGTTTTGGTGCGTGCTGAAAACGGACAAAAGTGCACGGAAAATCCGTGAAAAAGTGCCAAAAAGTGCGGAAAAATCCCAAAAGCGGAGCTGAACAGTGGCACAATTGTGCATAGAAAAGTGAATTGTTCGTGTTGAACAAAGGCGGCGGCGACTAGTGCAGTGCGGTGAAGAAGATTTCGCCATCGCGGAACTCACGGCGACTCACGGTGTGCGCGCGCTTTGGCAAGCGTCGCGACGTCACCATCTCAACCGGTTGGCTGACGTCATCGTTGGAGTCGGTGATTGATTGGCGCTGGGAGCTTTCGGGACGGATTTGGCGGATCAAGACGGAGATACAGGAGAGTATTTGCACGTAGTACGGTGGCTTGGTTAATTTGGCTCTTTGCGGATCGAAATAAAGtggcttttgaaaataaaattgcacGAGAGTTTTTATTAGTCTGGTCAGGTTGCATGAGTGTTGTGTCGTTCTGTCTGGTCCTCTGGAGTTCCCTGGTCGATTCCCCTGTCGCTGCTGTCAATACTGGGTCGTACAGTTCGCAATCTGTCTTGCGCGGTCGCGTCGTGGAACGTCGAGTCGATCTGTCTGTTTCCGGTGAATCTAAAAGTGGAAGTGAATGTTATTCAGTTGGCGATCAGTGGTCACGATGGGCGATTTGCAGACTTTGCGGAAGAAGCAGGAGATCCTGCTGAACAAGCTGGAGGTGCTGAACCAGTTCGTCGAGCACTACAAGGCGGAAGAACACGAGTGCCAGCTGGAAGTTCGACTCGGAATGCTGAACGACGTTTACCTGGAGTTTACGAACCTACGGACGAAGCTGGAGTTGCTGCTGGAAGAAAAGGATGCGGCCAAGTACGCAGATGCGGAGCCGAAGGTCAAGCAGGAGGTCGTGTCACATCGTGAAGAGGCCAATCTACAGGTGGTACAGGAGTTCGACAACAAATTCTGCAAGGTCAAGGCGATGCTGATTGCGAAGCGGCCGGTCAAGGTCGTCGCACAGACAGCTCCAAGTGTTGGTGATGCGGATACCTCGTTTCCGTTGCGCGTCAAGCTGCCTGACATTCATCTGCCGAACTTCAGCGGAAATCTGCGCGAGTGGGTGACCTTCCGTGACACCTTCAAGAGTCTCATCCACCGGAACTCGAAGCTGACATCGATGGACAAGTTCACCTATCTCCAATCGTCACTTTCTGGTCCTGCATTGCTGGAGATCAGTGGCATCGACCTGTCGGAAGAAAACTACTCCGTCGCGTGGAACGCGCTGGAGGAGGAGTACGGAAACAAGAAGCTGATCGTGAAAGCCCACCTCGATGTCATTCTGGATCTGGAACCGCTGACCAAGGAGTCGTACGACGGTCTCAGCCACCTGCTCGGTGAGTTTGAGAAAAATCTGCAGATGCTGGACAAGATGGGCGAAAAGACTGCCGACTGGAGTACGGTTATGGCGCACGTCCTGTGCTCAAAGCTGGACTCGGCCACGCTTAGGAATTGGGAGACCCACCACAACAGCAAGGATGTCCCAACCTACAAGGCTCTACTGGAGTTCTTGCGCGCCCACTGTTCGGTTCTTCAGTCGATCCAACGAGCGAAAGCGAAACCGTCGGAACAGCGCCCTCCGAAGGCAGCGGTCTGTCATACTGCTGTGCGGAGCAGCAACCAGTGTCACTTTTGCAGCGGCCCGTGGCACACCCCGTTCCGGTGcttcaagtttcagaagatgaCGATCTCGGAGCGCAACGACGCTGTTTCGAGAAACAAGCTGTGCAGAAACTGCCTGAAGCCTGGACATAACCCGCGGATGTGCGAAGGAGGAACTTGCCACCACTGTCACCAGAAACATCACTCGATGCTGCACAACGATCAGATGAGATCCTCCGTTCCACAACAGCAGTCGAGACCAACCGCGACGACCTCAGTACAGCGACAAAAACCCAGACCACAGAACACGAATCAGACAACACACACTCCAGCCAACAATGCACCTGCTAATCCGACTAACCTACAGACTACAGACTCTCAAGCCACACAGCCACAAACCACTAGCCAAAACTACGTTGCACTACCCGTCACGCCCACACACAACATCATCCTGTCAACCGCGCTCATCCGTATCAAAGACCGCTTTGGAAACACGCTGCTAGCGCGTGCGCTTCTTGACTCGTGCTCACAGCACTGTTTGATGACCAGAGAGTTCTCGCGACGACTCAAATTCATGCGACAATCGTCGTATTTGCCGATCAAGGGATCGGAACGTCGCGTTGCGTGTCGACGCAGCTCGTGCGTGCAGATGTCGGTCCGCGTTCTGATCGGATTTCAGCGTACGAGTCGGAGATGCAGTTCCACGTCCTGCCCAAGCTCAACATCTCGTTGCCGACGTCGTACATCGACCCGGCTACAATTCAGCTGCCCGACTGGATGTTCCTGGCTGATCCGGAGTTCCACAAAACCGGTCCAGTGGACGTCATTATCGGTGCCGAGTTCTACATGGACTTGCTGACGGACGAACGGGTGAAACCAGCTGCAGACGGTCCCACGCTGCACAACACGGTGTTCGGTTGGATCATTTCCGGCCGGCTTCCCGGCAGCGTTCCAGAATCGACGTCTCTCGTATCCGTCGCGGCAATCGACGAGCTGCTGACCAGATTTTGGGAACTGGAAACGTGCCGCACCAAGAGCACGCACTCGATCGAAGAATCCTTGTGCGAGCAGCTGTTCGAGGAGACGACGGTTCGTGATGAGACTGGCAGATTTGTTGTGACGCTGCCCAAAAGAAGTACGCTGTCCAGCGTCTCGGTGAGTCCAGATCAACAGCCATCAAACGCTTCCTGGGACTGGAGAAGCGGCTGTCAGCGAATCCAGACCTGAAACAACAGTACAGTGATTTTATTCACGAGTACGAGGCCATGGGACACATGAAACGGGTTGCCGGCGACACGGCCGGGGAGAGTTAGCGTATTACCTGCCACACCACTGCGTCTTGAGGCCGGACAGCACCACTACGAAGCTCCGCGTGGTGTTTGATGCTTCGTGTCGCACGTCTACCGGAGTTGCTCTGAACGATGCGCTCATGGTGGGACCAGTTGTGCAGGACGATTTACTGGACATTGCGCTACGCTTTCGACTTCA
Protein-coding sequences here:
- the LOC119766600 gene encoding uncharacterized protein LOC119766600 translates to MSSKSSCTTGPTMSASFRATPVDVRHEASNTTRSFVVVLSGLKTQWCGRSGFADSRFSSPRKRLMAVDLDSPRRWTAYFFWAASQQICQSHHEPSSPRTAARTRILRSSACSWCGTFPVPKIWSAARRLPRRIRETSILERCREAGRK